One Aliiroseovarius sediminilitoris DNA window includes the following coding sequences:
- the doeA gene encoding ectoine hydrolase DoeA (DoeA (degradation of ectoine A) is also called EutD (ectoine utilization D).) — MVAPKLFFTRDEYQDRLAKTRREMARRELDLLIVTDPSNMNWLTGYDGWSFYVHQCVIVTMDGAPIWFGRGQDAAGALRTCHMSPDNIIGYPDHYVQSTERHPMDYLSAQLADRGLGHGRIGVEMDNYWFTAAAFASLQMHLPNAQFTDATALVNWQRAVKSEAEITFMRQAGQIVGKMHQRIFDKVEPGLRKCDLVAEIYDAGLRHDDTLGYGGDYPAIVPLLPSGADAAAPHLTWDDQPMKSGEGTFFEIAGVVHRYHCPLSRTVFLGKPTQIFLDAEKAVLEGMEAGLEKARAGNTCEDIALAFFDVLKTYGIEKDNRTGYPIGLSYPPDWGERTMSLRPGDKTVLEENMTFHFMTGLWMDDWGFEITESIRIGMDGPECLSNVPRKMFVKD, encoded by the coding sequence ATGGTGGCACCGAAACTCTTTTTCACGCGGGACGAATATCAGGACCGGCTGGCAAAGACGCGACGCGAGATGGCGCGACGTGAGCTTGATCTGTTGATCGTCACCGATCCGTCGAATATGAACTGGCTGACGGGTTATGATGGCTGGTCGTTCTATGTCCACCAATGCGTGATTGTCACGATGGACGGCGCGCCGATCTGGTTCGGACGTGGTCAGGACGCAGCAGGCGCGCTGCGCACCTGCCATATGTCGCCGGACAATATCATCGGATACCCCGATCATTACGTGCAATCCACCGAGCGTCATCCGATGGACTACCTTTCCGCCCAACTGGCGGATCGCGGGCTTGGCCACGGCCGCATCGGGGTCGAGATGGACAATTACTGGTTCACCGCCGCCGCCTTTGCGTCACTGCAAATGCACCTGCCCAACGCGCAATTCACCGACGCCACAGCCTTGGTGAACTGGCAACGCGCGGTGAAGTCCGAGGCCGAGATCACCTTTATGCGCCAGGCCGGGCAGATCGTTGGAAAGATGCACCAGCGGATATTCGACAAGGTCGAACCCGGTCTGCGCAAATGCGATCTGGTGGCCGAGATCTATGACGCCGGGCTGCGCCATGACGATACGCTGGGGTATGGGGGCGATTATCCGGCCATCGTGCCTCTGCTGCCGTCCGGCGCGGATGCAGCCGCCCCGCATCTGACCTGGGACGATCAGCCGATGAAATCCGGCGAAGGCACGTTTTTCGAGATCGCAGGCGTCGTCCACCGCTATCACTGCCCGCTGTCGCGCACCGTGTTTCTGGGCAAACCCACGCAGATATTTCTTGACGCCGAGAAGGCAGTGCTTGAGGGGATGGAGGCCGGTTTGGAGAAGGCGCGCGCCGGAAATACCTGTGAAGATATCGCGCTGGCTTTCTTTGATGTGCTGAAGACATACGGGATCGAAAAGGACAACCGCACCGGCTATCCCATCGGTCTGTCCTATCCGCCCGACTGGGGCGAACGCACCATGTCGCTGCGCCCCGGCGACAAGACGGTGCTTGAGGAAAACATGACGTTCCACTTCATGACCGGACTGTGGATGGACGATTGGGGGTTCGAAATCACCGAAAGCATACGCATTGGTATGGACGGACCTGAATGCCTGTCCAATGTGCCGCGCAAGATGTTTGTGAAGGATTAG